The following proteins are co-located in the Trichormus variabilis 0441 genome:
- a CDS encoding DUF1194 domain-containing protein has product MNLKKTSLFFRATFTTVAGTLSALAMSTSAYAATLVDLELSLLVDVSGSVDSTEFQLQRDGYVNAFSNPNLFNNFISKGNIGKIAVNYIYWSSTNQQQQTVGWTLIDSVAAAQNFAAAISAAPRPFSGNTGIGSAINFATPLFFNNDFEGVRKVIDVSGDGSTNIGANTAAARDAALAAGVDAINGLVIGNSTSLFNFYNNNVKGGTGSFVLQANTFQDFADTVERKLRREIVTNPQGTPEPATLIGLFGLGAFGITSNLKRNRKQPVKC; this is encoded by the coding sequence ATGAATCTCAAAAAGACTTCATTATTTTTCAGAGCAACCTTCACAACAGTAGCTGGTACCTTGTCGGCTCTGGCTATGTCCACAAGCGCCTATGCTGCTACTCTTGTTGATTTAGAACTATCTCTACTAGTTGATGTATCTGGTAGTGTTGACAGTACAGAATTTCAGCTACAAAGAGACGGCTATGTAAATGCTTTTAGCAATCCTAATCTATTCAACAACTTCATCTCTAAAGGGAATATTGGCAAGATTGCTGTTAACTACATCTACTGGAGTAGCACAAACCAGCAGCAACAAACCGTAGGTTGGACTTTAATTGATAGTGTAGCAGCAGCACAGAATTTTGCTGCGGCGATCAGTGCAGCTCCACGTCCCTTTAGTGGTAACACTGGTATCGGTTCTGCAATTAATTTTGCTACACCCCTCTTCTTCAATAACGACTTTGAAGGCGTACGCAAAGTTATTGACGTGTCTGGTGATGGCTCTACAAATATAGGTGCTAATACAGCAGCTGCCCGCGATGCTGCTTTAGCAGCTGGTGTTGATGCCATCAATGGTCTAGTCATTGGTAACAGCACATCTCTGTTCAACTTCTATAACAATAACGTCAAGGGCGGTACTGGTTCTTTTGTTTTACAGGCTAATACTTTCCAAGATTTTGCTGACACAGTTGAACGGAAACTCAGAAGAGAAATTGTGACAAATCCTCAGGGAACACCCGAACCAGCTACTCTGATTGGTTTATTCGGTCTGGGTGCGTTCGGTATCACCTCAAATCTCAAGCGTAATCGAAAGCAGCCAGTTAAGTGCTAA